One Sediminicola sp. YIK13 DNA segment encodes these proteins:
- a CDS encoding TonB-dependent receptor codes for MHSFWSLLFFFVISFNAFSQKNFDVKGRVLEGSTKKPIGGAKILLEGWEDFVFSDEQGNFQAFSSSRDFVLVILKADYTTKKYPIKLEGESLDLGDIFLERDITLEKTDNLIALTEADLADDESSFGNMGILQATRDVFLNRAAFDFGQAFFRVRGYDAENGLVLINGLPMNKIFNGRPQWNNWGGLNDVVRNQEFSNGLDPSDHSFGRLLGLTNIDTRPSLMRPGTRLSSSASNRTYTDRFMATYNSGNNGNQLFYSISASRRSAKQGYINGTLYDAYSVFGALEYQINSKNSLLLTSIFASNRRGRSSAVTEEVFQLAGRKYNPYWGLQDGQIRNSRERRINEPIFMFNHMLKAKNIRISSGAAYQFGTTARSRLGYYNAPNPDPTYYRYLPSYYINSPIGANFESARIAKEAFLEAPQLPWNTLYQSNINAIPVGMASYLLYDDMTRDKQITLNTVANIKIGEHVKLDVGTTYKKLDSNNYAEINDLLGAEYHEDKDAFSDTRNDVNGDLLKYKGDTFNYSYTLEASDWNAFIQGRYNYKSWDSFLSLQYGKTEYQREGLFRNERFLGSIGQSEKVFFTPMGVKGGLTYKVNGRHWMSVNGVYLKKAPTLQNSFVNPRESNQVVPNLQHETNSSVDFNYFIRLPKVMGRLTGFYSRFQNTTDINFFFVDAGVGSDFVQEVVTDLDKLHMGVEFGLEYQISPSVKLSAVTAIGKYLYASDPFVSINFDTAGAEEDVLDERGFIDLGIAEIKDYKLAQGPQKAYAFGIEYRDPKYWWVGMTANYLANNYSNISTITRTQSFYLDPETGSPFPEATEENVMKLLRQDPLDNFYLLNLVGGKSWLVNSKYISVFGSVNNVFDTVFRTGGYEQSRNGNYGQLARDNASGNPSFAPKYWYGYGRTYFLNLAFSF; via the coding sequence ATGCATTCTTTTTGGTCTTTATTATTCTTTTTTGTCATCTCCTTCAATGCTTTTTCACAGAAAAATTTTGATGTTAAGGGTCGTGTTCTTGAGGGAAGCACTAAAAAACCAATTGGAGGTGCAAAGATTTTATTGGAAGGGTGGGAGGACTTTGTATTCTCCGATGAACAAGGCAATTTTCAGGCGTTTTCCAGTTCAAGGGATTTTGTTTTGGTGATTTTAAAGGCTGATTACACGACAAAAAAATATCCAATAAAACTTGAAGGGGAGTCTCTAGATCTTGGTGACATTTTTCTGGAAAGGGATATTACTTTAGAAAAAACCGATAATCTAATAGCGCTTACCGAGGCAGATTTGGCCGACGATGAAAGCAGTTTTGGGAACATGGGTATCTTACAGGCTACAAGGGATGTTTTTTTAAATAGGGCCGCCTTTGATTTTGGCCAGGCTTTTTTTAGGGTTAGAGGTTACGATGCCGAAAATGGACTAGTACTCATCAATGGTCTGCCTATGAACAAGATATTTAATGGCAGACCACAATGGAACAACTGGGGAGGTTTGAATGATGTGGTGCGTAACCAAGAATTTTCCAACGGTTTGGATCCATCAGACCACAGCTTTGGGAGGCTTTTGGGCCTTACCAACATAGATACAAGACCTTCTTTAATGCGTCCAGGAACAAGACTCTCTTCTTCTGCTTCCAATAGGACCTATACAGATAGATTTATGGCAACCTATAATTCAGGGAATAATGGGAACCAATTGTTCTATAGTATCTCTGCATCACGCAGAAGCGCAAAGCAGGGCTATATTAATGGGACATTGTACGATGCTTATTCGGTTTTTGGCGCTCTGGAATATCAAATCAATTCAAAAAACAGCCTTCTTCTTACCTCTATTTTCGCAAGTAATAGGCGTGGCCGGTCTTCGGCTGTGACCGAAGAGGTGTTTCAATTGGCGGGAAGAAAATACAATCCTTATTGGGGTCTGCAAGACGGTCAAATTAGGAATTCACGAGAGCGAAGAATCAATGAGCCCATTTTCATGTTCAATCACATGTTAAAGGCAAAAAATATTCGGATTAGTTCTGGAGCGGCCTATCAGTTTGGGACAACTGCGAGAAGCAGGCTTGGCTATTACAATGCACCAAATCCAGATCCTACCTACTATAGGTATTTGCCAAGTTATTATATCAATAGCCCTATTGGAGCCAATTTCGAAAGTGCTAGGATTGCTAAGGAAGCTTTTTTAGAGGCTCCACAATTGCCATGGAATACCCTGTACCAGTCCAATATTAATGCTATTCCGGTTGGCATGGCCTCCTATCTTTTATATGATGACATGACAAGGGATAAACAAATTACTTTGAATACGGTGGCGAACATTAAAATAGGTGAACATGTTAAATTGGATGTAGGAACAACCTACAAAAAGCTGGATTCCAACAATTATGCAGAAATCAACGATCTTTTAGGTGCAGAGTATCACGAGGACAAAGATGCTTTTTCAGATACCCGAAATGATGTAAACGGGGATCTTTTAAAGTATAAAGGGGATACATTCAACTATAGTTATACGTTGGAGGCTTCGGATTGGAATGCTTTTATCCAAGGGAGATACAATTACAAATCATGGGACAGTTTTTTATCCTTGCAGTACGGCAAAACAGAATACCAAAGGGAAGGATTATTTCGTAATGAGCGATTTCTTGGATCTATCGGACAAAGTGAAAAAGTATTTTTTACCCCTATGGGGGTAAAAGGGGGACTAACCTATAAGGTCAATGGAAGGCATTGGATGAGTGTGAACGGCGTCTATTTAAAAAAAGCGCCGACCCTTCAAAATTCCTTTGTTAATCCACGAGAAAGCAACCAGGTAGTTCCAAATCTACAGCACGAAACCAATTCCTCGGTGGACTTCAATTATTTTATCCGCCTCCCCAAAGTAATGGGACGCCTAACAGGATTCTATTCCCGATTTCAGAACACGACCGACATAAATTTTTTCTTTGTGGATGCTGGTGTTGGTTCCGATTTTGTTCAGGAAGTGGTTACCGATTTGGACAAATTGCACATGGGGGTAGAGTTTGGTCTGGAATACCAAATATCCCCTTCTGTAAAGCTCTCCGCAGTAACCGCTATTGGAAAGTACCTGTATGCAAGCGACCCATTTGTGAGTATTAATTTTGATACGGCCGGGGCAGAGGAGGATGTGCTGGATGAACGGGGATTTATAGATCTTGGAATTGCTGAGATAAAGGACTATAAACTGGCACAAGGACCTCAAAAAGCATATGCCTTCGGTATTGAATATAGGGATCCAAAGTATTGGTGGGTTGGAATGACCGCGAATTACCTGGCCAACAACTATAGCAATATTTCTACTATTACCAGGACCCAAAGTTTTTATTTGGATCCAGAAACAGGGAGTCCATTTCCAGAAGCCACCGAAGAAAATGTAATGAAATTATTACGGCAAGATCCCTTGGATAATTTTTATTTATTGAACCTGGTGGGCGGTAAGTCGTGGTTGGTCAATTCAAAATATATCAGTGTTTTTGGGAGTGTCAACAATGTGTTCGACACGGTTTTTAGGACAGGGGGTTATGAACAGAGTAGAAATGGTAATTATGGACAGTTGGCCAGGGACAACGCCAGTGGCAACCCTTCATTTGCCCCAAAATATTGGTATGGATATGGGCGTACTTATTTTCTAAATCTGGCTTTTAGTTTTTAA
- a CDS encoding DUF5689 domain-containing protein — translation MKLHIRHLSILIIPLALLASSCVADRSFDVPKIECGEGLVANISFAELKGMYVDGVFQIQEELVLEGYINSSDLSGNFFGTLHLQDKAQSPEHGLQIELDARDYHLLYPVGSKVYIKLKGLYLGVGKESYKLGAVFSSFGNLSVGRLPVAAVKKHVINSCDATFDLQAIETGLDNLVEIPLNTLVEFDRVEFEEGELGNTYAEYQKETVRILKDCDGANIGLLNSGYSDFQSELLPEGNGRIKGILLKSKNAFQLVINNLEDVNFSNERCKIIPTEFTSENVFISELADPNNNTGARFVELFNSAAQPMDLNGWTLMRYTNANTEVSSSLDLSGHQIGANKTLVISPNKEEFELIYGFAPDIGVATNSPADSNGDDNLVLVDPFGKIIDVFGVPGEDGSGTNHEFEDGRAERVSGVSRGNPIFTFEEWLIYNDTGGNGTINLPQNAPEDFSPGWHQN, via the coding sequence ATGAAATTACACATAAGGCATCTTTCAATTCTAATTATACCACTAGCACTATTGGCATCAAGTTGTGTTGCAGATAGGTCCTTTGATGTCCCTAAAATTGAGTGTGGAGAAGGGTTGGTTGCCAACATCAGTTTTGCAGAACTTAAGGGGATGTATGTTGATGGTGTATTTCAAATTCAAGAGGAATTGGTCTTGGAAGGATATATCAACTCCTCGGATCTTTCAGGAAACTTCTTTGGAACATTGCATTTACAAGACAAGGCACAAAGTCCCGAACATGGGCTTCAAATAGAGTTGGATGCAAGGGACTACCATCTTTTATATCCTGTTGGCAGCAAGGTGTACATTAAATTAAAAGGTCTTTATTTGGGCGTTGGCAAAGAAAGCTATAAGCTGGGAGCCGTTTTCAGCTCTTTTGGGAACTTATCTGTAGGAAGATTGCCCGTTGCAGCTGTTAAGAAGCACGTTATTAATTCTTGCGATGCAACCTTTGACCTGCAAGCTATTGAGACAGGGCTGGATAACTTGGTTGAAATCCCCTTGAATACCTTGGTTGAATTTGATCGGGTGGAATTTGAAGAAGGAGAATTGGGCAACACCTATGCTGAATATCAAAAAGAGACGGTGAGGATCCTTAAAGATTGTGATGGTGCAAACATTGGACTATTAAATAGTGGGTATTCAGATTTTCAATCAGAACTGTTGCCGGAAGGGAACGGCAGGATTAAAGGGATTTTGTTGAAATCAAAAAATGCATTTCAATTGGTCATTAATAATTTGGAAGATGTTAATTTTTCTAATGAGCGGTGTAAAATAATACCCACGGAATTTACGTCTGAGAACGTTTTTATATCAGAACTAGCAGACCCCAATAATAATACTGGGGCTAGGTTTGTTGAGCTATTTAATTCGGCTGCCCAACCTATGGACCTTAATGGCTGGACACTTATGCGATATACAAATGCCAATACCGAGGTGAGTTCATCTTTGGATTTGTCAGGTCACCAAATTGGGGCCAACAAGACCTTGGTGATTTCTCCCAATAAGGAAGAATTTGAGCTGATATACGGATTTGCTCCAGACATTGGGGTTGCTACCAATAGTCCAGCCGACTCCAACGGGGATGATAATTTGGTTTTGGTAGATCCATTTGGAAAAATAATAGATGTTTTTGGGGTGCCTGGAGAGGATGGCTCGGGGACCAACCATGAATTTGAGGATGGTAGGGCAGAAAGGGTAAGTGGGGTCTCAAGAGGAAATCCAATATTTACCTTTGAGGAATGGTTGATTTACAATGATACCGGTGGGAACGGGACTATTAATCTGCCGCAAAATGCTCCTGAGGATTTTAGTCCAGGATGGCATCAGAACTAA
- a CDS encoding response regulator, translated as MGKLKSSCIIDDDDIFIYGTKKIMKKIDFCDEILVFNNGQEAIDGLKLLAEQNKKLPNVIFLDINMPIMDGWEFLEDFIKIPNNNRKHVTIYVISSSIDPMDIQKVQMYGLVNNYILKPIRIEDLEKVLSDIH; from the coding sequence ATGGGGAAATTGAAAAGTAGTTGTATCATAGATGACGACGACATATTTATTTATGGCACCAAAAAAATCATGAAAAAAATTGATTTTTGCGATGAAATTCTTGTGTTCAATAACGGTCAAGAAGCTATTGATGGTTTAAAACTCCTGGCAGAACAGAATAAAAAGCTTCCCAATGTTATATTCCTTGATATTAATATGCCCATTATGGATGGATGGGAGTTTTTGGAGGATTTTATAAAAATTCCAAATAACAATAGGAAGCACGTTACCATATATGTCATTAGCTCTTCCATAGACCCCATGGATATACAAAAAGTGCAAATGTATGGGCTCGTAAACAATTACATTCTAAAACCCATACGGATAGAGGACTTGGAAAAAGTATTGAGCGACATCCATTAA
- a CDS encoding PAS domain-containing protein, giving the protein MKTEIIKSLIEFSPNATAILDNDLRFIRCSKVLRNEYDLEENDIIGKNFLDVFPFVPKNILDTFDLSLLGDISTNLGHQYLNSNNQLKKLLWKTNPWKDHQGNNGGLIISVEEIALASPRKVKLENNLDTTPIGGWEIIIDSSDIYWTAITKAIMEVPLDYEPTLESTLLFYKEGFNRDRITSVIMNTLTEGISWSEDFLITTANGKEKWVKKKGNGEIIDGKCTRIFGTIQDITQKKKEELRYQETIQRLEIAMDAAEIGIWDYEIASDTAVWDSNMYKLFGIKAEDFASTYDAYENIIHPDDRDHVDQRLAKAISGEKSYDTEFRILWPNGSIRYIRAIGKVLKNEDGKPVRIVGTNWDYTELRHTELKLTSSEESFQGAFENSAMGIAIVAVDGKWINVNTSLCKGFGYSKEEFLQMTFQDITHPHDLEKDLDLLNEVVQKKRDGYQMEKRYFHKNGSIINAVLTVSAIKNINGELSHFISQIMDITSRIEAENETKLLFDITKNQNNSLLNFAHIVSHNLRSHASNISMLIDFLKQEENEQEKNELVKLLENSGGSLNETILHLSDVVKTKTQGANGLRDINLLERIKNVKKTLSALILENQVVCAIDVPSNIMVRAIPAYLDSVLLNLFTNAIRYSSPDRLPKITISSDLKGSNYTLIFQDNGLGIDLKKHGKKIFGMYKTFHKHKEAKGIGLFITKNQVEAMNGKISVESQVGEGTTFKVTLMIAQKNKKLVKA; this is encoded by the coding sequence TTGAAAACGGAAATTATAAAATCACTGATCGAATTTTCCCCCAATGCGACAGCTATACTGGATAACGATTTGCGATTTATCCGCTGTTCAAAAGTTTTGCGAAACGAATATGACCTGGAAGAAAATGACATAATCGGCAAAAACTTTTTAGATGTCTTTCCGTTCGTTCCAAAGAATATATTGGACACATTTGATCTTAGCCTACTAGGTGATATAAGCACCAATTTGGGCCATCAATATTTGAACAGCAATAACCAACTCAAAAAACTCCTTTGGAAAACCAATCCCTGGAAGGACCATCAGGGAAATAATGGGGGCCTAATTATTAGTGTGGAGGAAATAGCGTTGGCATCACCCAGGAAAGTAAAACTAGAAAACAACTTGGATACTACTCCTATTGGAGGTTGGGAAATAATAATTGATTCCAGTGATATTTATTGGACTGCGATTACAAAAGCCATCATGGAAGTGCCCCTGGATTATGAGCCTACTTTAGAAAGTACATTATTATTTTATAAAGAAGGATTCAATAGAGACAGAATAACCTCAGTTATCATGAACACCCTGACCGAGGGAATATCTTGGAGCGAAGATTTTCTGATAACTACTGCAAATGGAAAGGAAAAATGGGTTAAGAAAAAAGGAAATGGCGAAATAATCGATGGGAAATGTACTCGGATTTTTGGAACTATACAGGACATAACACAAAAGAAGAAGGAAGAATTGCGCTACCAAGAGACCATTCAGCGACTTGAAATTGCCATGGATGCCGCTGAAATAGGTATTTGGGATTACGAAATAGCTTCTGATACTGCTGTTTGGGACAGCAATATGTATAAGCTTTTTGGAATAAAGGCGGAAGATTTTGCTTCAACCTATGACGCTTACGAGAATATTATTCACCCAGACGATAGGGACCATGTGGACCAACGTTTGGCAAAAGCCATTTCAGGAGAGAAATCCTATGATACGGAGTTTAGAATACTTTGGCCCAATGGTAGTATTAGGTATATAAGGGCCATTGGCAAAGTTTTAAAAAATGAAGATGGGAAACCTGTCCGGATTGTTGGTACAAATTGGGACTATACCGAGCTTCGGCACACTGAATTAAAGCTGACAAGTAGTGAAGAATCATTTCAAGGTGCCTTCGAAAATTCCGCCATGGGCATTGCTATTGTAGCCGTGGACGGAAAATGGATAAACGTGAACACTAGCCTTTGTAAGGGATTTGGCTATTCTAAAGAAGAGTTTTTACAAATGACTTTTCAGGATATTACACATCCTCATGACCTAGAGAAAGATTTAGACTTGTTAAACGAAGTAGTTCAAAAGAAAAGGGACGGGTACCAAATGGAAAAGCGCTATTTCCATAAAAACGGAAGTATCATTAATGCGGTGCTCACCGTATCGGCAATAAAAAATATCAACGGTGAACTTTCCCATTTCATTTCTCAGATAATGGACATCACTTCAAGAATTGAAGCGGAGAATGAAACAAAACTTCTTTTTGACATCACCAAAAATCAAAATAACAGTTTGCTGAATTTTGCCCATATTGTATCCCATAACCTTAGATCCCACGCTTCAAATATCTCTATGTTGATCGACTTTTTAAAACAAGAAGAAAATGAACAGGAGAAAAACGAATTAGTCAAACTGCTTGAAAATTCTGGCGGGAGCTTAAATGAAACTATTTTGCATTTAAGTGATGTGGTGAAGACCAAAACACAAGGAGCTAACGGTCTAAGAGATATCAACCTCCTTGAAAGGATTAAAAATGTCAAAAAAACACTTTCCGCACTAATCTTGGAAAATCAAGTTGTCTGTGCTATAGATGTTCCAAGCAATATTATGGTCAGGGCCATCCCTGCCTATTTGGACAGCGTTCTGTTGAACTTGTTCACAAACGCCATTAGATATAGTTCCCCAGACAGATTGCCAAAAATTACCATTTCCTCTGATCTGAAGGGAAGTAATTACACCCTCATTTTTCAAGACAATGGCCTTGGAATAGATTTAAAAAAACACGGCAAGAAAATTTTTGGGATGTACAAAACATTCCACAAGCACAAGGAGGCAAAAGGAATTGGTCTTTTTATCACAAAAAACCAAGTAGAGGCCATGAATGGAAAAATAAGCGTGGAGAGTCAAGTGGGCGAAGGAACTACTTTTAAGGTTACCTTAATGATTGCCCAGAAAAATAAAAAATTGGTAAAAGCGTAA
- a CDS encoding ankyrin repeat domain-containing protein, whose amino-acid sequence MKETTEKFYSAIRNGDLHLIEELISKDASLINVKDQRGSTPLILATYYEHSAVANLLLDRGADINEKDSSGNTALMGVCFKGFTAIAKNLIDKGANVNTTNAMGATALIYAATFNRTEIAKMLITKGADISVKDARGQTAYDHAKMQNNELLMDLLTLRR is encoded by the coding sequence ATGAAAGAAACAACAGAAAAGTTTTATTCCGCCATACGAAATGGTGACCTCCATTTAATTGAGGAATTGATATCCAAAGATGCCTCTTTAATAAACGTCAAGGACCAACGAGGTTCTACTCCGTTAATTTTGGCAACCTATTATGAACATAGTGCTGTTGCCAATTTGTTGTTAGATCGTGGTGCAGATATAAATGAAAAGGACAGTTCGGGAAATACGGCCTTGATGGGTGTTTGTTTTAAGGGGTTTACAGCAATAGCCAAAAATCTTATCGATAAAGGGGCCAATGTGAATACGACCAACGCCATGGGGGCAACTGCTTTAATCTATGCCGCAACTTTCAACAGGACAGAGATTGCCAAAATGCTCATTACAAAAGGTGCAGATATTTCCGTTAAGGATGCAAGGGGGCAAACTGCTTATGATCATGCAAAAATGCAGAACAATGAGCTTTTAATGGATTTGCTGACATTGAGAAGATAG
- a CDS encoding nitrilase family protein: MAKELNVALIQTTLFWENPQANREAFYEKIKGISKAVDLIILPEMFHSGFTMSPNHMDNSEGQKTLDWMLQISRQEQKALTGSIPFYEHGDYFNRLFFVEPNGKYHQYDKRHTFTLAGESKVYKGGKERLVLEYKGFKICPLICYDLRFPVWARNTVDYDVLLFVANWPKTRVFAWDTLLAARAIENMAYCIGVNRIGSDDGGYEYSGHSAVYDSLGKTLVFSEEDTILYATLQKPHLDETRGKLKFLQDRDRFSLED; the protein is encoded by the coding sequence ATGGCCAAAGAATTAAATGTAGCATTAATACAGACCACTTTGTTTTGGGAGAACCCCCAAGCCAATAGGGAAGCCTTTTATGAAAAGATAAAGGGTATTTCCAAGGCGGTAGATCTTATCATCTTACCCGAGATGTTCCATTCTGGATTTACGATGAGCCCCAATCACATGGATAATTCAGAAGGTCAAAAGACCTTGGATTGGATGTTGCAAATCTCCAGGCAAGAACAGAAAGCGCTAACAGGAAGCATTCCTTTTTATGAGCATGGAGACTATTTTAACCGACTCTTTTTTGTAGAGCCCAATGGAAAATATCATCAATATGACAAGCGACATACCTTTACCCTGGCAGGAGAATCCAAAGTTTATAAGGGAGGAAAAGAAAGGCTGGTCCTGGAATATAAAGGATTTAAGATTTGTCCCCTAATCTGTTATGACCTTCGCTTTCCCGTTTGGGCCAGGAATACGGTAGATTATGATGTATTGCTCTTTGTTGCCAATTGGCCCAAGACACGTGTTTTTGCATGGGATACGCTTTTAGCGGCTCGGGCCATTGAAAATATGGCATATTGCATTGGTGTAAATAGAATTGGCAGTGATGATGGTGGCTATGAATATTCTGGCCATTCTGCGGTATATGATTCACTTGGTAAAACTTTGGTGTTTTCAGAAGAAGACACCATTCTATACGCTACCTTACAAAAACCACATCTTGACGAAACAAGGGGAAAACTGAAATTTTTACAGGATAGGGATCGTTTTAGTCTAGAAGATTAA
- a CDS encoding Ig-like domain-containing protein — MVLALAQCAKRGTPSGGDKDTTPPKLLRAEPENMTINFKAKKIRLYFDEYIKLKDVQKQLIVSPPLKYNPLITPQGSASKFIEITIKDTLKENTTYTLNFGQSITDNNEGNPNSFLTYVFSTGNYIDSLSLSGAVQDAFKKKVDQFVSVMLYELDSSYTDSTIYKRPPNYITNTLDSATTFKLNYLKEGKYALFAVKDEGKNNLFDQKVDKIGFVTDTISLPTDSIYALTLFKEIPDYQAAVPSYAAKNKIIFGYQGIAEHIVIEPLTKLPDTIKTKVLKETGKDTLNYWFTPFETDSIVFQVTNEKWNTKDTFTVKSRKLVADSLVLTPNQNRNLAFEEPFYISANIPIVQIDSSKIALLSKDSIPVKFSSKLDSVLNRVTVDFALEPNERYTMDLLPGAISDFFGTENDTLAYTFSTNSYADYGNLGLNLVGNPTYPLIIQLTDETGKTKREIYATEPKAFQFNHLKPAKYMIRIIYDSNTNGKWDTGSFLQKISPEKVIYYPTVIEVRANWELIESFNLLD; from the coding sequence ATGGTACTTGCCCTAGCACAGTGTGCCAAAAGGGGAACACCATCGGGGGGTGATAAAGACACTACTCCTCCTAAATTGCTCAGGGCAGAACCTGAGAATATGACCATAAACTTTAAAGCGAAGAAAATAAGGCTTTATTTTGATGAGTATATAAAATTAAAGGATGTTCAAAAACAACTCATTGTTTCCCCTCCCTTAAAATACAACCCATTGATTACCCCTCAGGGATCTGCGAGCAAATTTATTGAGATCACAATTAAGGATACCTTAAAGGAAAACACCACCTATACCCTAAATTTCGGGCAGAGTATAACGGACAATAACGAGGGCAACCCCAACAGCTTCCTGACCTATGTTTTTTCTACAGGAAATTATATAGACTCCCTATCCCTTTCTGGTGCAGTGCAGGATGCCTTCAAGAAAAAAGTAGACCAATTTGTAAGTGTGATGCTCTATGAACTGGACAGCAGTTATACCGATTCCACAATTTACAAAAGACCACCAAACTATATAACCAACACCTTGGATAGTGCCACTACCTTTAAATTGAATTATTTAAAAGAAGGAAAATATGCCCTATTTGCTGTAAAGGACGAAGGAAAAAACAACCTTTTCGACCAAAAAGTGGACAAAATAGGATTTGTGACGGATACCATATCATTACCTACCGATTCTATTTATGCCCTGACCCTATTTAAAGAGATTCCCGATTATCAGGCTGCTGTTCCAAGTTATGCGGCCAAAAACAAAATAATATTTGGTTATCAAGGCATAGCCGAGCATATAGTGATTGAGCCTTTGACAAAACTGCCAGACACCATAAAAACGAAGGTTTTAAAAGAAACAGGAAAGGATACCTTAAATTATTGGTTTACGCCTTTTGAAACCGATTCCATTGTCTTTCAGGTGACCAATGAAAAGTGGAATACAAAGGATACTTTTACGGTAAAAAGTCGCAAACTTGTCGCAGATTCCTTGGTCTTAACTCCTAACCAAAATAGAAATTTGGCCTTTGAAGAACCCTTCTATATTAGTGCCAATATACCGATAGTTCAAATTGATTCTTCGAAAATTGCCCTGCTGAGCAAAGATTCTATTCCCGTTAAATTCAGTTCAAAATTAGATAGCGTCCTAAATAGGGTAACTGTTGATTTTGCTCTGGAACCCAATGAAAGATATACCATGGATCTGTTACCCGGTGCAATCAGCGATTTTTTTGGAACTGAAAATGACACATTAGCGTATACATTTTCAACCAATAGCTATGCCGATTATGGCAATCTTGGATTAAATCTCGTTGGAAACCCAACCTATCCCCTGATTATACAGTTAACAGATGAAACAGGTAAGACAAAAAGGGAAATCTATGCCACCGAGCCAAAAGCCTTTCAATTCAATCACCTGAAGCCTGCCAAGTATATGATTCGTATTATCTATGACTCTAACACTAACGGAAAATGGGATACAGGAAGTTTCCTTCAGAAAATTAGTCCGGAAAAAGTCATCTATTATCCAACCGTAATCGAAGTTAGGGCAAATTGGGAACTAATAGAATCCTTTAATCTTCTAGACTAA
- a CDS encoding ComF family protein — protein sequence MNDIINILVPQVCFGCMTPLGKGERLLCTFCRNQLPLTEYNFIDENPIDRIFYGIVPIEKANSLLFFTPNGIVKNVIHHLKYKNQQEIGDFLGDWFGHNINEENPTFRIDYVIPVPLHKKKLKKRGYNQVTTFGLRLAEHLDATYVDHILIKTANTKTQTKKNRFFRWQNNQDLYKVLDHSFLKDKNVLLIDDVITTGATLESCSIALKEAEGVKIYIATMAVVP from the coding sequence GTGAATGATATCATCAACATCCTAGTCCCACAGGTCTGTTTTGGATGTATGACACCTTTGGGTAAAGGTGAACGATTATTATGCACCTTTTGTCGGAATCAGCTACCACTCACCGAGTACAATTTCATCGATGAAAACCCAATTGACCGTATTTTTTACGGAATTGTACCCATTGAAAAGGCAAATTCCCTCTTATTTTTTACTCCAAATGGCATCGTAAAAAACGTAATCCACCATCTGAAATACAAAAACCAACAAGAGATAGGCGACTTTCTTGGTGATTGGTTCGGTCATAACATTAACGAGGAAAATCCTACTTTTCGTATAGATTACGTTATTCCCGTTCCCCTGCACAAAAAGAAATTAAAAAAAAGGGGGTATAACCAAGTGACTACTTTTGGACTTAGGTTGGCGGAACACTTGGACGCCACCTATGTAGATCACATCCTTATAAAAACTGCAAATACCAAAACACAGACCAAAAAAAACCGTTTTTTCAGGTGGCAAAATAACCAGGACCTTTACAAGGTTTTGGACCACTCTTTTTTAAAGGATAAAAACGTATTGCTCATTGATGATGTGATTACAACGGGAGCTACCCTGGAATCCTGTTCCATTGCACTAAAAGAAGCCGAAGGAGTAAAAATTTATATTGCAACCATGGCGGTGGTGCCATAA